In one Kitasatospora cineracea genomic region, the following are encoded:
- a CDS encoding SCO6745 family protein, with product MTQVVHPARALWWLFEPVHALTYFSPEARAAYEAAGLRGYWRGYFGGRSAPLGAVDAAPVVAAFFNFAPQMVERALPEVWSLAGPERALEARVAGATGALRRVLVDVKPDLIDRSVELLERAVDGLDCCGRVLAAANADLPRPEGRLARLWQATTVLREHRGDGHVAALVTEGLDGCEALVVRCALDTRRESLQPHRGWSDTEWDEATARLVDRRWLAPDGSLTPEGRRRHLALEAATDLAASRVWTHFHRSELDELLTALRPIATACRADLPPTTPIGLPNAA from the coding sequence ATGACCCAGGTCGTCCACCCCGCACGTGCCCTCTGGTGGCTGTTCGAGCCCGTCCACGCCCTCACCTACTTCTCCCCGGAGGCCCGCGCCGCGTACGAGGCGGCGGGGCTGCGCGGCTACTGGCGCGGCTACTTCGGCGGGCGTTCGGCGCCGCTGGGCGCGGTGGACGCGGCGCCGGTGGTGGCCGCGTTCTTCAACTTCGCGCCGCAGATGGTCGAACGGGCACTGCCGGAGGTCTGGTCGCTGGCCGGCCCGGAGCGGGCGCTGGAGGCCCGGGTCGCGGGGGCGACGGGCGCGCTGCGGCGCGTCCTGGTGGACGTGAAGCCGGATCTGATCGACCGTTCGGTGGAGTTGCTGGAGCGCGCCGTCGACGGCCTGGACTGTTGTGGGCGCGTGCTGGCCGCCGCGAACGCCGACCTGCCTCGCCCGGAGGGCCGCCTGGCCCGGCTGTGGCAGGCCACCACCGTGCTGCGCGAGCACCGGGGCGACGGGCACGTCGCCGCCCTGGTCACCGAGGGCCTCGACGGCTGCGAGGCCCTGGTGGTCCGCTGCGCCCTCGACACCCGCCGCGAGAGCCTGCAGCCGCACCGGGGCTGGAGCGACACCGAGTGGGACGAGGCCACCGCCCGCCTGGTCGACCGCCGGTGGCTGGCCCCGGACGGTTCGCTGACCCCCGAGGGCCGCCGCCGCCACCTCGCCCTGGAGGCCGCCACCGACCTGGCCGCCTCCCGGGTCTGGACCCACTTCCACCGCTCCGAACTGGACGAACTGCTCACCGCGCTGCGCCCGATCGCCACCGCCTGCCGCGCCGACCTTCCCCCGACCACCCCGATCGGCCTCCCCAACGCGGCCTGA
- the rpe gene encoding ribulose-phosphate 3-epimerase, with amino-acid sequence MAQINPSILSADFARLADEAEAVRGADWLHVDVMDNHFVPNLTLGVPVVESLARATDTPLDCHLMIEQPDRWAPQYVEAGAGSVTFHVEAAAAPVRLAREIRAKGARASMALRPATPIEPYEDLLPELDMVLIMTVEPGFGGQSFLDIMLPKIRRTRQLIDKHGLDLWLQVDGGVAAGTIEACAEAGADVFVAGSAVYGAADPAEAVRGLRAQAAAASADAWWACKH; translated from the coding sequence ATGGCGCAGATCAACCCCAGCATCCTGTCCGCGGACTTCGCCCGCCTCGCCGACGAGGCCGAGGCGGTGCGCGGCGCGGACTGGCTGCACGTCGACGTGATGGACAACCACTTCGTCCCCAACCTCACGCTGGGCGTGCCGGTCGTCGAGTCGCTGGCCCGCGCCACCGACACCCCCCTCGACTGCCACCTGATGATCGAACAGCCCGACCGCTGGGCCCCGCAGTACGTCGAGGCCGGCGCCGGTTCCGTCACCTTCCACGTCGAGGCCGCCGCCGCCCCCGTCCGCCTGGCCCGGGAGATCCGCGCCAAGGGTGCCCGCGCCTCGATGGCGCTGCGCCCCGCCACCCCGATCGAGCCCTACGAGGACCTGCTGCCCGAGCTCGACATGGTGCTGATCATGACCGTCGAACCCGGCTTCGGCGGCCAGTCGTTCCTCGACATCATGCTCCCCAAGATCCGCCGCACCCGGCAGCTGATCGACAAGCACGGCCTCGACCTGTGGCTCCAGGTCGACGGCGGCGTCGCCGCGGGCACCATCGAAGCCTGCGCCGAGGCCGGTGCGGACGTGTTCGTGGCCGGCTCCGCGGTGTACGGCGCCGCCGACCCGGCCGAGGCCGTCCGCGGGCTGCGCGCCCAGGCGGCGGCGGCCAGCGCGGACGCCTGGTGGGCGTGCAAGCACTGA
- a CDS encoding pirin family protein, giving the protein MSNLDRKPAPAVCGRQAATGPVKDLLTGRHVPLGESTVVRRLLPNLGRRMVGAWCFVDHYGPDDIADEPGMQVPPHPHMGLQTVSWLHEGSVLHRDSLGSLQTVRPRELGLMTSGRAISHSEESPRAHAPLLHGAQLWVALPDAHRHTEPAFEHHPELPVVTAGGLRADLILGTLDGATSPGTTHTALTGADLTLREGAAHRLPLDPGFEYAVLAMTGSVDVDGVPVEPGSLLYLGCGRRELPLRARTDAALLLLGGEPFEERLVMWWNFVGRSGAEIVQARLDWETGDRFGEVHGYDGDRLPAPQLPATPLKPRGRER; this is encoded by the coding sequence ATGAGCAACCTCGACCGGAAACCCGCCCCGGCGGTCTGCGGGCGGCAGGCCGCCACCGGCCCCGTCAAGGACCTGCTGACCGGGCGTCACGTCCCGCTCGGCGAGTCCACCGTGGTCCGGCGGCTGCTGCCCAACCTCGGCCGCCGGATGGTCGGCGCCTGGTGCTTCGTCGACCACTACGGCCCCGACGACATCGCCGACGAACCCGGCATGCAGGTGCCGCCGCACCCCCACATGGGCCTGCAGACCGTCAGTTGGCTGCACGAGGGGAGCGTCCTGCACCGGGACAGCCTCGGCAGCCTGCAGACCGTCCGCCCCCGCGAACTCGGCCTGATGACCTCCGGCCGGGCCATCTCGCACTCCGAGGAGTCCCCGCGCGCGCACGCGCCGCTGCTGCACGGCGCCCAGCTCTGGGTGGCGCTCCCCGACGCGCACCGGCACACCGAACCCGCCTTCGAGCACCACCCCGAACTGCCCGTGGTCACCGCCGGCGGCCTGCGCGCCGACCTCATCCTCGGCACCCTCGACGGCGCGACCTCGCCCGGCACCACCCACACCGCCCTCACCGGCGCCGACCTCACCCTCCGCGAGGGCGCCGCCCACCGCCTCCCGCTCGACCCGGGCTTCGAGTACGCGGTCCTCGCCATGACCGGCTCCGTCGACGTCGACGGCGTCCCGGTCGAACCCGGCTCGCTGCTCTACCTCGGCTGCGGCCGCCGCGAACTCCCGCTGCGCGCCCGCACCGACGCCGCCCTGCTGCTGCTCGGCGGCGAACCCTTCGAGGAGCGCCTGGTCATGTGGTGGAACTTCGTCGGCCGGTCCGGTGCGGAGATCGTGCAGGCCCGCCTCGACTGGGAGACGGGAGACCGGTTCGGCGAGGTGCACGGCTACGACGGGGACCGGCTGCCCGCCCCGCAACTGCCCGCCACACCGTTGAAACCACGCGGGCGCGAGCGCTGA
- a CDS encoding zinc-binding alcohol dehydrogenase family protein: protein MDDSGASSAETGAWVVARPGPVGTAGSGPLVLERRPPPVPGAGEVLVEVEACGVCRTDLHLAEGDLPPRVPRCTPGHEVVGRVTALGPGTEGFAVGDRAGVAWLAGVCGRCRYCLGGRENLCPASAYTGWDRHGGYAGSVTADARFAYRLPEEPPAEELAPLLCAGIIGYRALERAELPEGGLLGIYGFGASAHLTAQVALARGARLAVFTRGEAARGLARELGAGFAGDSYDPPPEPLDAAILFAPAGELVPVALAALDRGGTLAVAGIHLTDVPVLNYQRHLFQERTLRSVTANTRADGRAFLAEAARVRPVVRVNRYPMRRADAALADLAADRVTGVAVLVP from the coding sequence ATGGACGACAGCGGCGCATCCTCCGCGGAGACCGGGGCCTGGGTGGTGGCCCGCCCCGGCCCGGTCGGGACGGCGGGCTCCGGGCCGCTGGTCCTGGAGCGGCGGCCACCTCCCGTCCCCGGTGCGGGCGAGGTCCTGGTGGAGGTGGAGGCGTGCGGCGTCTGCCGCACCGACCTGCACCTCGCCGAGGGGGACCTTCCGCCGCGGGTGCCGCGGTGCACGCCGGGCCACGAGGTGGTGGGGCGGGTGACGGCGCTGGGGCCGGGGACGGAGGGTTTCGCGGTCGGCGACCGGGCCGGGGTGGCCTGGCTGGCCGGGGTGTGCGGGCGCTGCCGCTACTGCCTCGGCGGACGGGAGAACCTCTGTCCGGCCTCCGCGTACACCGGCTGGGACCGGCACGGCGGCTACGCCGGGTCCGTCACCGCCGACGCCCGTTTCGCCTACCGGCTGCCCGAGGAGCCGCCCGCGGAGGAGCTCGCGCCACTGCTGTGCGCCGGAATCATCGGCTACCGCGCGCTGGAACGGGCCGAACTGCCGGAGGGCGGGCTGCTCGGCATCTACGGCTTCGGCGCCTCCGCCCACCTGACGGCCCAGGTCGCGCTGGCCCGGGGCGCCCGGCTGGCCGTGTTCACCCGGGGCGAGGCGGCCCGCGGCCTGGCCCGGGAGCTGGGCGCGGGCTTCGCGGGCGACTCGTACGACCCGCCGCCCGAACCGCTGGACGCCGCGATCCTGTTCGCCCCCGCGGGCGAGCTGGTCCCGGTCGCCCTGGCCGCGCTGGACCGCGGCGGCACCCTCGCGGTCGCCGGGATCCACCTCACCGACGTCCCCGTCCTGAACTACCAGCGGCACCTGTTCCAGGAACGGACGCTGCGCAGCGTCACCGCCAACACCAGGGCCGACGGGCGGGCGTTCCTGGCGGAGGCCGCCCGGGTCCGGCCGGTGGTGCGGGTGAACCGCTACCCGATGCGGCGCGCGGACGCGGCGCTCGCGGACCTCGCCGCGGACCGGGTGACCGGCGTCGCGGTGCTGGTGCCCTGA
- a CDS encoding Rv1733c family protein → MRTRPRQRKNPLRRGSDRLQWWLSRFLLALAVAGLPAALAVGLASYHSQVREAQAEAAARHPVTARLAEDVPAGLETRTVPAVVTWTADGTTHRTTTEVDSGQGAGAPVQIWLDAHGAVVHAPATAGQATAAAWTDALVTATALPLVSALVWRGTLYVLDRRRYVRWDAEWQQVEPHWTRRQPS, encoded by the coding sequence ATGCGCACGCGACCGAGGCAGCGGAAGAACCCGCTCAGACGGGGCAGCGACCGCCTCCAGTGGTGGCTGTCCCGGTTCCTGCTGGCGCTCGCGGTCGCCGGCCTGCCGGCAGCGCTCGCGGTCGGCCTGGCGTCCTACCACTCCCAGGTCCGGGAGGCGCAGGCCGAGGCCGCCGCCCGGCACCCGGTGACGGCGCGGCTCGCCGAGGACGTCCCGGCCGGACTCGAGACCCGCACCGTGCCGGCCGTCGTCACCTGGACCGCCGACGGCACCACCCACAGGACCACCACCGAGGTGGACTCCGGCCAAGGCGCCGGCGCCCCGGTGCAGATCTGGCTGGACGCGCACGGCGCCGTCGTCCACGCCCCCGCCACGGCCGGCCAGGCCACCGCGGCGGCGTGGACCGACGCCCTGGTCACCGCCACGGCCCTGCCCCTGGTCAGCGCGCTCGTCTGGAGGGGCACGCTGTACGTCCTCGACCGCCGCCGCTACGTCCGCTGGGACGCCGAGTGGCAGCAGGTCGAACCCCACTGGACCCGCCGCCAACCGAGCTGA
- the ppsA gene encoding phosphoenolpyruvate synthase, with the protein MRRIVPFSGLGRADVALVGGKNASLGELTTALAAAGVRVPEGFATTADAYREFLDTTGLRQRVADRLDRLQHGAPLPEVGSAVRAALLAAPLPPQLEAELADAYCALAHSAGRTDPDVAVRSSATAEDLPEASFAGQQETFLNVRGVPALLDACRRCYASLFTDRAIDYRRRLGFDQLEVALSVGVQLMVRSDLGSAGVAFTLDTETGHPGVVLVSAAWGLGETVVGGQVDPDEYLLAKPLLGDGAGTARTPLLRAAVGAKRCKAVYAEHGLTRLVDTTAAERAARVLDDADLDVLGRWAVAVERHYGCPMDLEWAKDGRTGELFLVQARPETVQSRRHDPVLRRYRITGTGRRLVDGLAVGQAAGRGPVCALASPGEIARFPDGAVLVTAVTDPDWEPLMKRASAIVTDHGGRTSHAAIVSRELGVPAVVGTGRATAVLTDGQEVTVSCAEGEEGHVYAGRVDWEETETDLAALPATRTRVLLNLADPAAAFRWWRLPADGVGLARTEFVVAHQVRVHPMALVHPERLDPEDRRAVDALTDGYPDRTEYFVDRLAQGVAQLAASHWPAPVVVRTSDFKTNEYARLLGGRPFEPVEANPMIGWRGASRYYDAGYREGFALECRALRRVRDEIGLTNLVVMIPFCRTPDEADRVLAELAAHGLARGRNGLKVYVMAEIPSNIVLAEEFAARFDGFSVGSNDLTQLTLGVDRDSDRLSDLFDEADHAVTRSIEHLVTAAHAAGRPVGLCGQRPSSDPEFTRFLVHCGIDSVSVAPDSFAAVKQCIAEAEGGS; encoded by the coding sequence ATGCGACGGATCGTCCCCTTCAGCGGGCTCGGCCGCGCCGACGTCGCCCTGGTCGGCGGGAAGAACGCCTCCCTCGGCGAACTGACCACCGCCCTCGCGGCGGCCGGGGTCAGAGTCCCGGAGGGCTTCGCCACCACCGCGGACGCCTACCGGGAGTTCCTCGACACCACCGGCCTGCGGCAGCGCGTCGCCGACCGGCTCGACCGGCTGCAGCACGGCGCCCCGCTGCCCGAGGTCGGCTCCGCCGTCCGGGCCGCCCTGCTGGCCGCCCCGCTGCCGCCGCAGCTCGAAGCGGAACTCGCCGACGCCTACTGCGCGTTGGCGCACTCCGCCGGGCGCACCGACCCGGACGTCGCGGTGCGCTCCAGCGCCACCGCCGAGGACCTGCCCGAGGCCAGCTTCGCCGGCCAGCAGGAGACCTTCCTGAACGTCCGGGGCGTTCCCGCGCTGCTGGACGCCTGCCGGCGCTGCTACGCCTCGCTGTTCACCGACCGGGCGATCGACTACCGCCGGCGCCTGGGCTTCGACCAGCTCGAAGTGGCCCTGTCCGTCGGGGTGCAGCTGATGGTGCGCTCCGACCTCGGCAGCGCCGGCGTCGCCTTCACCCTCGACACCGAGACCGGCCACCCGGGCGTGGTCCTGGTCAGCGCGGCCTGGGGCCTGGGCGAGACCGTGGTCGGCGGGCAGGTCGACCCGGACGAGTACCTGCTGGCCAAACCGCTCCTCGGCGACGGAGCCGGTACGGCACGCACCCCGCTGCTGCGGGCCGCCGTCGGGGCCAAGCGGTGCAAGGCCGTCTACGCCGAGCACGGCCTCACCCGGCTCGTCGACACCACCGCCGCGGAGCGCGCCGCCCGGGTCCTGGACGACGCCGACCTCGACGTGCTCGGCCGCTGGGCCGTCGCCGTCGAACGGCACTACGGCTGCCCGATGGACCTCGAGTGGGCCAAGGACGGCCGCACCGGTGAGCTCTTCCTGGTCCAGGCCCGGCCGGAGACCGTCCAGTCCCGGCGGCACGACCCGGTGCTGCGCCGCTACCGGATCACCGGCACCGGGCGGAGACTGGTCGACGGCCTCGCGGTCGGCCAGGCGGCGGGCCGCGGGCCGGTCTGCGCGCTGGCGTCCCCCGGCGAGATCGCCCGCTTCCCGGACGGGGCGGTCCTGGTCACCGCGGTCACCGACCCCGACTGGGAGCCGCTGATGAAGCGGGCCTCGGCGATCGTCACCGACCACGGCGGCCGCACCTCGCACGCGGCGATCGTCAGCCGCGAACTCGGCGTCCCCGCCGTGGTCGGCACCGGGCGGGCCACCGCGGTCCTCACCGACGGCCAGGAGGTGACCGTCTCCTGCGCCGAGGGCGAGGAGGGCCACGTCTACGCCGGGCGGGTCGACTGGGAGGAGACGGAGACCGACCTCGCCGCGCTCCCGGCCACCCGCACCCGCGTCCTGCTGAACCTCGCGGACCCGGCCGCCGCCTTCCGCTGGTGGCGGCTGCCCGCGGACGGGGTCGGCCTGGCCCGCACGGAGTTCGTCGTCGCCCACCAGGTGCGGGTCCACCCGATGGCGCTGGTCCACCCCGAACGCCTGGACCCCGAGGACCGGCGGGCCGTCGACGCCCTCACCGACGGCTACCCCGACCGCACCGAGTACTTCGTCGACCGGCTCGCCCAGGGCGTCGCCCAACTCGCCGCCTCCCACTGGCCCGCCCCGGTGGTCGTCCGCACCAGCGACTTCAAGACCAACGAGTACGCCCGCCTGCTCGGCGGCCGCCCCTTCGAGCCGGTCGAGGCGAACCCGATGATCGGCTGGCGCGGCGCGAGCCGCTACTACGACGCCGGCTACCGCGAGGGCTTCGCGCTGGAGTGCCGGGCGCTGCGGCGGGTCCGCGACGAGATCGGCCTGACCAACCTCGTGGTGATGATCCCGTTCTGCCGCACCCCGGACGAAGCCGACCGGGTGCTCGCCGAACTGGCCGCCCACGGGCTCGCCCGCGGCCGCAACGGCCTGAAGGTGTACGTGATGGCCGAGATCCCCTCGAACATCGTGCTCGCCGAGGAGTTCGCCGCCCGCTTCGACGGCTTCTCCGTCGGCAGCAACGACCTCACCCAGCTCACCCTGGGCGTCGACCGGGACTCCGACCGGCTCTCCGACCTCTTCGACGAGGCCGACCACGCCGTCACCCGCTCGATCGAGCACCTGGTCACCGCCGCCCACGCCGCCGGCCGCCCGGTCGGCCTGTGCGGCCAACGCCCCAGCAGCGACCCGGAGTTCACCCGCTTCCTGGTGCACTGCGGCATCGACTCGGTCTCCGTCGCACCGGACAGCTTCGCCGCCGTCAAGCAGTGCATCGCCGAGGCGGAGGGCGGAAGCTGA
- a CDS encoding CBS domain-containing protein produces MQHRSVRELMTREVVTARPDTPFKEVAELFHRNDITAVPVIDDQDRPIGVVSEADLLRKEAVLPDPEDRHPGRWLRPAEQARAEAETAGGLMTSPVVTARASWDVGEAARRMDRHRVKRLPVVDEAGRLIGIVSRADLLQVFLRHDGAIREEIVHEVLGRTLWLPPDAVSATVQDGVVTLTGRLPRRSLLPVAERLCRAVDGVVAVHLSLDWTEDDTGTAFEHPRAHRAGGR; encoded by the coding sequence ATGCAGCACCGAAGCGTCCGCGAACTGATGACCCGCGAGGTGGTGACGGCCCGGCCGGACACCCCGTTCAAGGAGGTCGCCGAACTGTTCCACCGCAACGACATCACCGCCGTGCCGGTCATCGACGACCAGGACCGGCCGATCGGCGTGGTCTCCGAGGCCGACCTGCTCCGCAAGGAGGCCGTCCTGCCCGACCCGGAGGACCGCCACCCCGGCCGCTGGCTGCGGCCCGCCGAGCAGGCCCGGGCCGAGGCGGAGACCGCGGGCGGGCTGATGACCAGCCCCGTGGTGACCGCGCGGGCGTCCTGGGACGTCGGCGAGGCCGCCCGCCGGATGGACCGGCACCGGGTCAAGCGCCTCCCGGTGGTGGACGAGGCCGGCCGCCTGATCGGCATCGTCAGCCGGGCCGACCTGCTGCAGGTCTTCCTGCGGCACGACGGAGCGATCCGCGAGGAGATCGTCCACGAGGTCCTCGGCCGGACCCTGTGGCTCCCCCCGGACGCCGTCTCCGCCACCGTGCAGGACGGCGTGGTCACCCTCACCGGCCGCCTCCCCCGCCGCAGCCTCCTCCCGGTCGCCGAACGCCTGTGCCGCGCGGTGGACGGCGTGGTGGCCGTCCACCTGTCGCTCGACTGGACCGAGGACGACACGGGGACCGCGTTCGAGCATCCCCGGGCCCACCGGGCGGGCGGGCGCTGA
- a CDS encoding MBL fold metallo-hydrolase RNA specificity domain-containing protein, which produces MDHQPAPTPRPGLLTFLGGVGTVTGSKFLVETDHARVMIDCGLFQGLAELRRRNRRPLPLDPADVHCAVLTHAHLDHCGYLPKLVSDGFRGPVFTTPYTARIAELILRDSAHLLREDAEHANRHGWSEHRPALPLYTEDDVERTLARFVPVPHGEDVEITDGTVLRLHPAGHILGSSWVHLTLEDGHTLAASGDLGRPVHPLLNPPDPFTGADALLLESTYGNRRHEEAAARERFARALERTLARGGTVVIPSFAVDRTEVVLHQLAELRRTGRLPAGVPVYVDSPMALATLRIYQDAFADRAPELRPEVLARGGAAISPEPFQPVRSLQESLALEDSPLPAVLVSASGMATGGRVVHHLHRLLPDPRNTVVVVGYAAEGTRARDLVDGARVLKMYGGYVPVRAEIVDVPAFSAHADAGETVDWLRPAPPPATTYLVHGEPEGAQALRDRIDRELGWTAVVPRPGERVLVR; this is translated from the coding sequence ATGGACCACCAGCCCGCCCCGACACCCCGGCCGGGACTGCTCACCTTCCTCGGCGGCGTCGGCACCGTCACCGGCAGCAAGTTCCTGGTCGAGACCGACCACGCCCGCGTCATGATCGACTGCGGCCTGTTCCAGGGCCTGGCCGAACTGCGCCGCCGCAACCGCCGCCCGCTGCCGCTCGACCCCGCCGACGTGCACTGCGCGGTGCTCACCCACGCCCACCTCGACCACTGCGGCTACCTGCCCAAACTGGTCTCCGACGGCTTCCGCGGCCCCGTGTTCACCACCCCGTACACCGCCCGCATCGCCGAGCTGATCCTCCGTGACAGCGCCCACCTGCTGCGCGAGGACGCCGAGCACGCCAACCGGCACGGCTGGTCCGAGCACCGTCCCGCGCTGCCGCTCTACACCGAGGACGACGTCGAGCGCACCCTCGCCCGCTTCGTCCCCGTCCCGCACGGCGAGGACGTCGAGATCACCGACGGCACCGTGCTGCGCCTGCACCCCGCCGGGCACATCCTCGGCTCCTCCTGGGTGCACCTGACCCTGGAGGACGGACACACCCTCGCCGCCAGCGGCGACCTCGGCCGCCCCGTCCACCCGCTGCTCAACCCGCCCGACCCGTTCACCGGCGCCGACGCGCTGCTGCTGGAGTCCACCTACGGGAACCGGCGGCACGAGGAGGCCGCGGCCCGCGAACGCTTCGCCCGGGCCCTGGAACGGACACTCGCCCGGGGCGGCACCGTCGTCATCCCGTCCTTCGCCGTCGACCGCACCGAAGTGGTCCTGCACCAGCTCGCCGAACTCCGCCGCACCGGACGGCTCCCGGCCGGCGTCCCGGTGTACGTGGACAGCCCGATGGCCCTCGCCACCCTGCGGATCTACCAGGACGCCTTCGCCGACCGCGCTCCCGAACTGCGCCCGGAGGTCCTGGCCCGGGGCGGGGCGGCGATCAGCCCGGAGCCCTTCCAGCCGGTCCGCTCCCTCCAGGAGTCCCTGGCCCTGGAGGACTCCCCGCTGCCCGCGGTCCTGGTCTCCGCCTCCGGCATGGCCACCGGCGGCCGCGTCGTCCACCACCTGCACCGCCTGCTGCCCGACCCCCGCAACACCGTCGTCGTCGTCGGCTACGCCGCGGAGGGCACCCGCGCCCGCGACCTGGTCGACGGGGCCCGGGTCCTGAAGATGTACGGCGGCTACGTCCCCGTCCGGGCCGAGATCGTCGACGTCCCGGCCTTCTCGGCGCACGCCGACGCCGGGGAGACCGTCGACTGGCTGCGCCCGGCGCCCCCACCGGCGACCACCTACCTCGTGCACGGCGAGCCGGAGGGCGCGCAGGCCCTGCGCGACCGGATCGACCGCGAACTCGGCTGGACGGCCGTCGTGCCGCGCCCCGGCGAACGCGTACTGGTCCGCTGA
- a CDS encoding DUF1918 domain-containing protein: MNTVTAAVGDRIIVEATRPGAARRDGEIVALHHADGSPPYDVRWSDTGRVSEYFPGPDARIHHYDHPATPPRPHLFAD, translated from the coding sequence ATGAACACCGTGACCGCCGCGGTCGGGGACCGCATCATCGTCGAGGCCACCCGGCCCGGCGCCGCCCGCCGCGACGGCGAGATCGTCGCCCTGCACCACGCCGACGGCAGCCCGCCGTACGACGTGCGCTGGTCCGACACCGGCCGGGTCTCGGAGTACTTCCCCGGCCCCGACGCCCGGATCCACCACTACGACCACCCCGCGACGCCGCCCCGCCCGCACCTGTTCGCGGACTGA
- a CDS encoding CBS domain-containing protein, translating to MSGSAPRAGAHPTRPVVAVTPDTDFATVVAALTASRRGVLPVVDGDGAVVGVVSASDLLAAYDRADGTPGPAARDLMTSPAVTVPEAAAPLTAARTALRAGVHHLPVLDADGRLVGLLSPHDLLGALRAADEAIRERALALALTPGSGVLPGALRVRCERGVVVLSGRTRTGADARALCRAVAGIDGVTGVAAERLHGDRDGPDGVS from the coding sequence GTGAGCGGCTCGGCGCCCCGGGCGGGGGCGCACCCGACCCGCCCCGTGGTGGCGGTCACCCCGGACACCGACTTCGCCACCGTGGTGGCGGCGCTGACCGCGTCGCGGCGCGGCGTGCTGCCGGTGGTCGACGGGGACGGCGCGGTGGTCGGCGTGGTGTCCGCCTCCGACCTGCTGGCCGCCTACGACCGGGCCGACGGCACGCCCGGGCCGGCCGCCCGCGACCTGATGACCTCCCCCGCCGTGACCGTGCCGGAGGCGGCGGCGCCGCTCACGGCCGCGCGCACGGCGCTGCGCGCGGGCGTCCACCACCTGCCGGTGCTCGACGCGGACGGGCGCCTGGTCGGCCTGCTCTCCCCGCACGACCTGCTGGGCGCGCTGCGTGCGGCCGACGAGGCGATCCGCGAGCGGGCCCTGGCGCTGGCGCTCACGCCGGGCTCCGGGGTGCTCCCCGGCGCGCTGCGCGTGCGGTGCGAGCGGGGCGTCGTCGTGCTGTCCGGCCGGACCAGGACCGGGGCCGACGCGCGGGCGCTGTGCCGGGCGGTGGCGGGCATCGACGGCGTGACGGGGGTGGCGGCCGAGCGCCTGCACGGCGACCGGGACGGTCCGGACGGGGTGTCCTGA